In Gopherus evgoodei ecotype Sinaloan lineage chromosome 10, rGopEvg1_v1.p, whole genome shotgun sequence, a single window of DNA contains:
- the C10H15orf61 gene encoding uncharacterized protein C15orf61 homolog, with translation MLLLRQLHEAALRRLLAPAGGPAAKPKASEVLSRHLRQRGLPHWTSYCVKYSAVRNDQFGLSHFNWQVDGANYHVLRTGCFPFIKYHCSRAPRRDLALQNAAFTALKLLNAGIPTLLYGIGSWFLVSVTETVHTSCGPVTIYFLNKEDEGAMY, from the exons ATGCTGCTCTTGCGGCAGCTGCACGAGGCGGCCCTGAGGCGGCTGCTCGCGCCCGCCGGGGGGCCCGCCGCCAAGCCCAAGGCCTCCGAGGTGCTGAGCCGCCACCTGCGGCAGCGGGGCCTGCCCCACTGGACCTCGTACTGCGTGAAGTACAGCGCCGTGCGCAACGACCAGTTCGGCCTCTCGCACTTCAACTGGCAGGTGGACGGCGCCAACTACCACGTCCTGCGCACGGGCTGCTTCCCCTTCATCAAGTACCACTGCTCGCGGGCCCCGCGCCGCGACCTGGCGCTGCAGAACGCCGCCTTCACCGCCCTCAAGCTGCTCAACGCGG GCATCCCAACTTTATTATATGGAATTGGCTCCTGGTTTCTTGTTAGTGTTACAGAGACTGTTCACACAAGTTGTGGCCCAGTTACTATTTATTTTCTGAATAAAGAAGATGAAGGTGCCATGTACTGA